ACCTTCCATTCCACTTCCTATCCTAGCACAAAGaaagttttactttaaaaattaatcagCTTTGGTCAAGTCATGCCTGCTGAGCTTTCCCACACCTGTAAAATATAAAATCTAATAGGTCATAAGAAGTGAGAATGAAAGTAAAGAATTTAATACCTGCTTCAGAGTAGACACTCATTTAGCAACTATGCCCCCCCACCACCAATTTCACATTATTCTTTTTGACTCTAGGATGattttttcaaatactttttcccatttgttgtccttgttagattgtagttattactgttgatgatgatgttggataggagagaggagggggagagaaaaatagacaactgcagacctacttctccacttgtgaagcgactcccctgcaggtggggagccaggggctcgaaccagaatccttaagctggttcttgcacttggtgccacctgtgcttaacccgctgtgctacaacctaattttttttttcttttaattttgatagagggtggaagagagacacttgcagtgctgctccaaggccaactttttcagatagagacaggcacaTCAGTGAAGCTTCACGGTGTGTGGcttatgtgcatgacaaagcaagccaATATCCAAGTGAGTCAGTTTTGGCTGCTttagtttgtctttctctttttagatACAGAGTGATTGAAAAACCACAGCACTAAATTTTtcttgggtttgaacctaggttgcttgcatggcaaagcagcactatTTTTATGGCCCACGCTAGGGTAATTCTTAGATTATAATATTCCCTTCTGACAAGACACAGCAGGGATGTACATCCATCTTAAACTGTCTTCCCACTAGTCCTTCTTTATTAACTTTTAGAATTTCTAATTCTCTGccatataaatattaaaagtaccATGTCAGCATCTCCCTGGCTTACTTCCAGTATGTTTAAAAAgctccttgtatgtgacttttattTCTTGAGACACAAAAACACATAAATGGACCAAACAGTTATGTTCACTTGTAAACAAATGACTTCAGCCAAAAGTGGAAAACAGGTTTTGAATGAGCTTTGATTTTCCTCTGAAGAAGTAACGTGCTGTCACTCAAATGTCCAAGTTCTTAACCCAAGCTAAAAGGCTGGTAAAAAGAAACTTGGAACAGTCCCAAGTGAACTTAGGAAGTCAACGCAGCGATGAAAACCTACAATTTCTTAGAAATAGGTTTAAGTGGGGGATCCTCTAATCCTGCCTGGACAGTGCTTTTCTGTGGTTTCTCAGAATGAGTCCAAACCTCACAAAGCACCTTCAAAGACTGGGTTTCCCAGTGTCACAATTCTGGCAGTAGGTCCAACAGGCAGGATGCAGGGCCCATGTAAAATAACAGTAAAAGCGTATCACAGACCACGTGCTGAGACTTCCCCTTGTGTTCCACAGCTAGAATACTCGCTGTAGTTCTTAAGTAGTTTTCCGCTTCTTGGCAGATGGTCGTTCAAATACATCTCGTACCCCAGCTGCCTTTTGTTTAAAGAATTTTGTGTTTTGAGCACTCTCTTGGCCCCATGCTGAGTCAAAGGAGGTGGTGTCTTGATCCACAAGGTGAGTATATTTAGTACGCCCAGAGCGTCCAAAGTTCTTGACCTGAGAGAAAAATATGCCGAGTTATACCACCAAACATACCATGTCCCCCAAACTGACCCTGAAAGGAAACGATACCTAACATTGATAGCTGATTGCATGCTGGAATCAAAATACAACTTGCTCCCTTTCTGATACCAGCCAAGCTGGTCTGAGTATTTGGCTTTCTGTGGTTCGGGGCAAGTGGCCCGCTTGGCTCCATCCCAGCCCTTAACATTTTCCCCTCCCATGTGACAGAAAATCTACATACCTGCATGACTTTGGGAAGAATAGTTTTGTTGAAATGATCCTCCAGGGTAGGTGCACTGAAATCTCTCTTATAAACTTCTTCATCTTCATCCTGTAAAAAAAGAGTCTTATCAACGTTGTGGTTTATTTCCCGCATCCAAGCTACAAACTACTAAGTTCTGCGATAAGGGACACAAAGGAAGAGGCTTCTGGACATTTTCCCTTCAGGAGCTTACATCTAATTGAGATGATACTCTTTTCCTTTATGGTACATTTCTCCTTCCTAAGGAATTCAATTCCTGAAGTTCAACTATAATTTTTCTGTATGTAAATGGTTCTTTAACTCATGATTTCAACTATATAGGCTTCTCAAGTCTCAAATTCTGAGTTTTGTACTGCTCATCATAAGAATCCTTTAATGTTCCTCACACATAAAAaagctctactgctgagctaacTCTGCCCCCACTGCTGCTTATGAGAAATTTTAGcttggctttattttatttatttatttttacaccagagcactgctcaactctggttatggtggtgcaggggattgagcctgggactttggagcctcaggtgtgagaatctctttgcataactattacgctatctatctccacccccttgttttattattattatttttttaagcttgcttgcttgcttcctcccttccacaaagaggcagaaagtgagtgaaggagatcacagcactgacgctttcttcaatgtggtggggactggatttgaacctgggtcacgaaCAGCAAAGCAGCGTATTCAAgggagctgtttcaccagcccaaGACCACAATGTTATGATACTAATTATAAATAACGCTAAAGCGTTCAAATAGTTTTATGCTGTttaaggaaagtttcacaaggagCTCAGTTCTTTAAAATTTCCCAGTGTTCTTTACCTATGCTTAATAGCAGGAcatttagaggccaggtggtggcactcttggttaagcgcacacaccacagcatgcaagaacttgggtttaagcccctggtccccacctgcagggggaaagctccgcAAGTGGTAAAACGGggttgcaagtatctttctcccttccatctcaatttctctctgtctctatccaaaaaagaaagtaggaCAATTAGATGAGTTTTGTGAGATCTACTTTTCTCTTTGGTTTGGACTAAGAGCTATTCTTTTAATCTCAGAAGCCATTTTAACTTCACACTCCTTGTCCAggtgaagggggagaaagagtttAATGCAGCTCACTTATTGctagtctttcttcctttcttaccaTGAAGAAGGCACCTCGGTGATAATATTTTTGTAAGAACTTGTATTTGCCCTTGACGGCTTTGTTGGTGATGACTTTCCCATTGGCCCGAAGTTCAGCTCGCCTTTCTTCTTCAGTAAGGTTTCGCATGCGTTCGAtttctgctttttccttctcaaGTCTGCAAAAGAGCAAAGTTACTTATTAGTATTGTTCCACCATTTGAAAGACCCAGTTATGTGATTACACAATCTCATTTACGCATTATTCCACCTTCTTTAATTCAAGTCTATAGCAATTAAACTAAGAAGttttagactttcatgcctgaggccaccaagagcttaggttcaatcccaatacaccagagctgagcagtgctctggtctttctgtatctttctcattaaaataaataaaatattaatacatacataaatgatAAGGTGGCTTTATTATGCTTGCAAAATCAGatattacattcttttttttctttattttactattggatagagagggcagataagagagggagagagacagacactaggcctgctttaccacttgtgaaactttccccctgcaggtggggacgaggggcttgaacctaggtccttgcacattgtaatgtggatactttaccagatatgccactgcctgacctcattTACCACTACTTTCATGGTACTAACTCTAGGCCCAACTTATTACTCACGCTTCTcgatcttctctgtctcttttaattCTCTTTAGCTCTCGAACTTTCCATGCCTCATATTCTTCCTCATCGTTTTCATCATCGGTATTAAGGGCATCCAGTGCAGCAAGGGATCGCTTGTTCTCCTCCAGCTCTTTCTTGGTCTCCTCTTCTACAATCTGAAGAGGCAAAACAATTTAACTATTGGACTTACTCTGCGCCCTCCCTCACTGGTGTCACCTTCTGAGAcactctgatttttctttttcaatttaattttattattactgttttttaaccagagcattgttcagctctggcttatggtggtgcaggggattgaacctgggaccatggagcctcaggcatgaaagtctctttgcataaccattatgctatctacccctgtcctgatttttatttttcttttttaattgggaattaatgttttacattcaacagtaagtacaatagtttctacatgcataacattccccagattcccagataacaatacaacctccactaggtcctctgaatccttcttggtgagggtgagggtgagggtgagggtgagggtgagggtgagggtgaggggggtgtgtgtgtgtgtgtgtgtgtgtgtgtgtgtgtgtagatagcataatggttttggaaacagactctcatgcctgaggcttctacaaattccaggctcaatccccagcaccaccataagccagagctgagtcgagctctggtaaaaatagatttttatttttctaacaaaTTCTTTGGGTTGATATTGTGAGCCCACGTATTGCAGCAGAGGAAGATGTCTGGGTCCTCTCTTTTAAAGTGTCAGCCACACAAtgacaatttattttttcttaaacagGGTCAGCAAAGAATTTTCCTCTTTTGTCTTCAGGAAGACAGTGTAAGGAACAGATACAGATGTTCTGATGTCTAGGCCCCTGTAAGTCCCACATCTCAGTGTCTCGCTTCCCCCGTGATGACCCTTGCCAGGCGACGACTTCCTTGTTCTCAGACAAGTTGCCAGCACTACCCCAGCActactctttctcctttctttttaccagagcacgcaCTCTCAGCTGACTTAGAGTGGTGCGGGGGgctgcatcttttaaaaaattttttatatctttatttattggctagagacagccagaaatcaagagggttatagagagggagagagacagagagacacctgcactacttcaccactcgaaaagctttcctcttgcaggtgaggaccaggggcttgaacttgggtccttgctcattgtaatacaggtgcaccaccacccggccccggggCTGTATCTCATAGCAGCTCTGCCCACCCCTTCTTGCACTTGCACTGAGTCTTCGTAGCCGCTCCCCAGTACCTTGAGTGTGTACTTGCGCCTCTCTTCGGCCATGCGCTTTGCCTCCTGCTCCAGCTCCTTCTGTTTTAATGCTTCAGCCTCCCGCTCCTGAACAGTTACTCGGTCCTTTCTGCAGCAGAGATTCTATGTTACTTGAAGATCTTAGAgtaaagcttttttattttttaaaacctttttaaaatatatttattcccttttgttgcccttgttgttttattgttgtagttattattgttgttattgatgtcgttgttgttaaatgagacagagaaatggagagaggaggggaagacaaacagggagagaaagacagacacctgcagacctgcttcgccacctgtgaagcgactcccctacaagtggggagccgggggctcgaaccgggatccttaccctggtccttgcgctttgcgccacccgtctccccttctcaatttctgtctctatccaaaataaataaataatattaaaaaaaaaaaaaagaatggaaaggagagaaaagcagagcgTAGGTGTTGCTggtaattgaactcaggaccccctgcttgagggttcaacactttacccactgcaccacctctggggcCACTATGCTTAAAATAACTTAAGATCTTATGCAGACCTATGCTTTGTAACTTGGAAAGAAAGATGTGaaaatatggggctgggtggtggtgcacctggttgagcgtacatgtcacagcgcacaaggtcccaggtttgaggccccggttcccacctgcggggggaaagcttcacgagtagtgaggcagggctgcaggtgtctgtctcttcccctctctatcacccccttccctctcaatttctggctgttcctatccaataagtaaagagaataaaaaattttttaaaaatgcagttaCTAAGAACAATAAACTCAATTTCTGactcatcttggtcagagctagaagaaattatgttaagtgagctaagtcagaaagataaagatgagtatgggatgatcccactcatcaacagaagttgagaaaaaatcagaaagggaaactaaaggcaggatcttactaaattgaaagtagggcatcaaagtaaaaaccctgtggtgagcaggagggtggacatgtggcttcctgggccggaagaggggtgggggtgggtgggtgggataggacacaatcttttggtgatgggaatggtgtttctgtacacacctattaaattgtagttatataaatcactatttaattaatatgaggggggaaaattgattgtatgtctaacaaagggacttttcaaagctaacccaatgaccaaataatatgatgataacaataactctccattgtcttctcgaaccctaagacagcaggaacctcactttcccactatagagcctaaacttccccgagtcctgggaccctagggtagggtccactttcccgtatgcttctcacaattcttatcaaataatattgcatccgctgattgcaacctaatcaacacaacgagtgccaccccagcacgcttcacttcagactgtgtccagagacttcaagtgtggaatgacaacccttcagcttcatcattcgggtaagacctttccttccatagtattctctaactccatcccaggtggttcacttcctaaccaagtcccaaaacctagatatagaccaggttccaggagatatagCATATGTAcataggtatccataaactagggcaaatatatacctgaaagcagaagtacactagagtttgcagtgagtaccccccaacacttcctctccactattccaacctctgggtccatgattgctcaacaatttgtttggcttcgtatgttaactctcttttcagccaccaggttccagatgccatcaggatgccagccaggcttccctggactgaagaccccaccaatgtgtcctggagctccgcttccccagagacccaccctactagggaaagagagaggcagactgggagtatggaccgaccagtcaacgcccatgttcagcggggaagcaattacagaagccagacctcccaccttctacaacccacaaagaccctgggtccatgctcccagagggatagagagtgtgaaagctattggggagggaatgggatatgcagattgggtggcgggaattatgtggagttgtaccccccatcctatgattttaatgtctcctttcttaaataaataaatttaaaaaataaaataaaatactgccaaaaaaaaaaaaaaaagatgtgaaaatAAACGCAGGCTCTGTTACTATCAGTATACCCCGGGAACTGAGATATAGCTCACATGGCAGAGATCTTTAAGATGAGATAGGGTGTGGATTCCCGGCTactatatgggagcaccatgaggGAAGCTCCAAAAAGAGTGGAACAGTTCTGAGGTGTCTCTCCAgctcccctccctgtctctcactataaaaaaaaagtgtgccagGAGCGGCAGACTGTGCAGATGCAAAGTCCCAGCAAACCCTGACATAAACCAACCACCAAGGTTTTCTTCAGTAAACATTCTACAGAGTTGGGCACTGGGCAGGAGACTTGACTCGGCTACTTAGTTTTCGGAACAGTGCGGGACAGGGACCGGGCGGCGCTGCACCTCTttgagttgagtgcacacactatggCGCTCaatggctcaggttcaagcctgcagctTCCATCTGTAGGGTGAACCTTCCTAAGTgggaagcaggattgcaggtgtctctccttccttttctatatcccctttcctctcaatttgtttctgttcaaaataaagaaagaaaaacaaacagtggACCGGGAGGGGGCGCAGTGAtaagagctttggactctcaagcatgaggtcccgagtttgatccctggcagcacatgtgccagaatgatgtctggttctctctctcctcctgtctttctcataaataaatatttaaaaaacaacaacaagggagtcgggctgtagcgcagcgggttaagcgcaggtggcgcaaagcacaaggaccggcataaggatcccggttcgaaccccggctccccacctgcaggggagtcgcttcacaggcggtgaagcaggtctgcaggtgtctatctttctctcctcctctctgtcttcccctcctctctccatttctctctgtcctatccaacaacaacaacaacaataataactacaacaataaaacaacaagggcaacaaaagggaataaataaaataaatataaaaattaaaaacaaacaacaacaataaaaacagtatgAGATTTaagggccacgtggtggcacccttggttgagcacacatactacaatgcccaaggatccaggttcaagcccacagtttccacctgaaaggggagagcttcgcaagtggtgaagtggtgctgaaggtctgtctctcactctctactacCCACTTCCTGTCAGTttttctttatccagtaaatgaataaagttaaaaaagaaaaggaaaagattctATTTTCAGGCCTACAGTCACAATGTGGGTTCAGGGCTGATCTGTGAGATACTTACTTTCGAATGAAGACAGGCTTAAGGCGGGGTTCCATTTCATCTTCACTGTCTGTGTACTCTTCATACTCAGACTCTGATTCTGACTCTTCTCCAGAACGCCCCTCATCTTCCACCTCCATGActtccatctcttcattttttcGCTCCTGTGCTCGCTGCCGCATCATGCCACGGCGTCGCTCTATTTCCTATCAAGACACACGACCCAGTCAGCCAAACAGCCTGTGGTCCAAGATGGCTTTTTATTCTCCCCTATCAGACTCAGTAAATTCTGGTAAAAATGCAATTTAGCACTGTTtggctttcttcctttttgaccagagcacagcttggctctggcttatggcagtgtgagtgattgagcctgggaccttggagcctcaggcatgagagtctttgcagaatCACCGTGCTTTCTCCCCCATGAGCACCATTTTACTTTTAATCTTGTTCCCACCTAATCAAGGATCACTGGATAAGTTTGGCTAAAGGGCAGTTACCTTCTGTCTCAGTAAAGATCCCAACTTTCTCTTGCACCCCAACAATCTTTACTCTACCTCATCATcgatttcttcctcctcttcctcactgCTATCTTCCCGTTCCACGCGCCAGGCATCTCCTTCTACTTCTGAGTCGCTTTCTCCTACCACTTCTGGTTCCACTATTTTTCGATGTCGAGCCAACCTGAAAAACGGTATCTCCACATGTAGTGCCAATGCCACACAAATGAGAAGGCGTCAGACACTTTTTCAGTCAAAAAGCAACTTGATATGTATGCTTTTATTAACAGTGAAGTCTTGAGATGATTGATATGGGGTAATGAATATGCAGGTAAAATAAATCAACACACTATGTCACAGCAGATAGTGAAACTGGATTAAAAAGACTAAAATATATGCTAAGACATCCTGGGTCAACACAACAAAATCATAGGAGTGCTTttgaatgaaacacacacacacacacacacacacacacacacacacacacacacacacacacacacttttaccaaagcaccgctcagctctggcatatagtggtgtcagggactgagcctgggactgggAACatctgcatgaaagtctttttgcatagccactatgctacctccctgaCCCTGGGATATATTTCACTGTTCAAGATAGTCTATAGTAAGCTGGGGAGACACTGTAGCATAAtggggttcaatcctctgtaccaccataagtcagagctgagcagtgctctcattaaaaataaataactagggagtcaggcagtgatgcagcgggttaagcacgcatgttgcaaagcgcaaggatcccggttcgagcccccggctccccacctgcaggggagtcacttcataggcggtgaagcagatctgcaggtgtctgtctttctctccccgtcttcccctcctctctccatttctctctgtcctatccaacaacaatgaagttaataacaacaacaatgactacaacaatgttaaacaacaagggcaacaaaagggaaaataaatattaaaaa
This DNA window, taken from Erinaceus europaeus chromosome 16, mEriEur2.1, whole genome shotgun sequence, encodes the following:
- the MFAP1 gene encoding microfibrillar-associated protein 1, giving the protein MSVPSALMKQPPIQSTAGAVPVRNEKGEISMEKVKVKRYVSGKRPDYAPMESSDEEDEEFQFIKKAKEQEAEPEEQEEDSSSDPRLRRLQNRISEDVEERLARHRKIVEPEVVGESDSEVEGDAWRVEREDSSEEEEEEIDDEEIERRRGMMRQRAQERKNEEMEVMEVEDEGRSGEESESESEYEEYTDSEDEMEPRLKPVFIRKKDRVTVQEREAEALKQKELEQEAKRMAEERRKYTLKIVEEETKKELEENKRSLAALDALNTDDENDEEEYEAWKVRELKRIKRDREDREALEKEKAEIERMRNLTEEERRAELRANGKVITNKAVKGKYKFLQKYYHRGAFFMDEDEEVYKRDFSAPTLEDHFNKTILPKVMQVKNFGRSGRTKYTHLVDQDTTSFDSAWGQESAQNTKFFKQKAAGVRDVFERPSAKKRKTT